A DNA window from Flavisolibacter ginsenosidimutans contains the following coding sequences:
- a CDS encoding endo-1,4-beta-xylanase, which yields MKKFSRFILILFLCNSTHAQFRMTRADSLRTDSINKATQADYKSMLQQLNITSTRPGPSGNPQAVNAANIDEAKASPYTSLPDPLTLKNGHKVTDAKTWWKERRPEIVEDFDREIYGRTPKNLPVVKWEVAGVYNDLIGNYPAITKRLIGHVDNSSYPQINVDIQLTLTTPANATGPVPVMMEFGFQFPPGFRMPNTAGNEPSWQEQVLAKGWGYAVLIPTSYQADNGAGLTQGIIGLVNKGQPRKPDDWGTLKAWAWGASKALDYFETDKAVDAKQVGIEGLSRYGKAALVAMAYEPRFSVGFIGSSGAGGAKILRRVFGEQVENLASSGEYHWFCGNFIKYAGPLTPDDLPVDAHELVTLCAPRPVFISSGSPKVEGNWVDAKGMFLGGVYAGPVYKLLGKKDLGTTEMPPQETALINGEIAFRQHAGGHTTGPNWPTFLNWAGRYIHSKSKIETKQLASIKGLKDYYKDYFPIGVAVSPRALKTDEAQLIVQQFNSVTPENAMKMGPIHPTEKEYNWKDADSIVAFALRNHMHIRGHNLVWHNQAPRWMFVDSSGNTVSKEVLLQRLHDHITTVVSRYKGKIYAWDVANEVISDKSDEYLRPSQWLKICGEDYIAKAFQWTHEADPNAILFYNDYNEISATKREKIFRLVKSLKDAGVPIGGLGLQAHWAVNEPSRAQLDSTLKRFSELGVKLQITEMDISVYPKEHNARERRPEDANTAFTPAREKAQEEKYKMCFELFRKYKNAISGVTFWNISDRDSWLDNFPVQGRKDYPLLFDKDLKPKKAFWDAVKW from the coding sequence ATGAAAAAATTTAGTCGCTTCATTCTTATTCTTTTTCTCTGCAACAGCACACATGCACAATTCCGCATGACGCGTGCCGACAGTCTGCGCACAGACAGCATCAACAAGGCTACGCAAGCCGATTACAAAAGCATGTTGCAACAGTTAAACATCACGTCAACGAGACCCGGGCCTTCGGGCAATCCGCAAGCCGTGAACGCTGCTAACATTGACGAAGCAAAAGCTTCGCCTTATACAAGTTTGCCCGACCCGCTAACCTTAAAGAACGGACATAAAGTAACGGATGCAAAAACCTGGTGGAAGGAGCGTCGTCCGGAAATTGTCGAAGATTTTGACAGGGAAATTTATGGTCGCACACCGAAGAATTTGCCCGTTGTAAAATGGGAAGTAGCGGGTGTGTACAACGATTTAATTGGCAACTACCCGGCCATCACCAAACGTTTGATTGGGCACGTTGACAATTCATCGTATCCGCAAATCAACGTGGACATTCAACTCACGTTGACAACGCCTGCAAACGCAACAGGGCCTGTACCGGTAATGATGGAATTCGGCTTTCAGTTTCCGCCGGGTTTTCGAATGCCTAACACGGCCGGCAACGAGCCTTCGTGGCAAGAGCAGGTGTTGGCCAAAGGTTGGGGTTACGCCGTTCTTATTCCAACAAGTTACCAGGCTGATAACGGTGCGGGACTGACACAAGGCATTATTGGTTTGGTGAACAAAGGACAGCCGCGCAAACCCGATGATTGGGGTACCTTGAAAGCATGGGCCTGGGGCGCAAGCAAAGCCTTGGATTATTTTGAAACCGACAAAGCCGTAGATGCAAAACAAGTTGGCATTGAAGGTCTTTCGCGTTACGGCAAAGCCGCGTTGGTGGCAATGGCCTACGAACCGCGTTTTTCCGTTGGCTTCATTGGTTCTTCAGGCGCAGGCGGTGCAAAGATTTTGCGTCGTGTTTTTGGCGAACAAGTTGAGAACCTTGCATCATCCGGCGAATACCATTGGTTCTGCGGAAATTTTATCAAATACGCAGGTCCGTTAACGCCGGATGATTTGCCCGTTGATGCACATGAGTTAGTTACATTGTGTGCGCCACGGCCTGTGTTCATTTCTTCCGGTTCGCCAAAAGTTGAGGGCAATTGGGTGGATGCAAAAGGCATGTTTTTAGGAGGCGTGTATGCCGGTCCTGTTTATAAACTTTTGGGCAAGAAAGATTTGGGCACAACCGAAATGCCGCCGCAGGAAACGGCCTTAATAAACGGCGAGATTGCCTTTCGGCAACACGCAGGTGGGCACACCACGGGACCAAACTGGCCAACCTTTTTAAATTGGGCAGGCCGATACATTCATTCGAAAAGCAAGATTGAAACAAAGCAGCTTGCTTCCATCAAAGGATTGAAAGATTATTACAAAGATTACTTCCCCATTGGTGTTGCCGTTTCGCCAAGAGCATTAAAGACAGACGAAGCACAACTCATCGTGCAACAGTTCAACAGCGTCACACCGGAGAACGCAATGAAGATGGGTCCCATTCATCCAACCGAAAAAGAATACAATTGGAAAGATGCCGACAGCATCGTTGCTTTTGCTTTGCGAAATCACATGCACATTCGTGGGCACAACCTTGTCTGGCACAACCAGGCGCCGCGATGGATGTTTGTTGACAGCAGCGGCAACACGGTGAGCAAAGAAGTTTTGCTGCAACGTTTGCACGATCACATCACAACCGTTGTGAGCCGGTACAAGGGAAAAATTTATGCATGGGACGTGGCGAACGAAGTAATTTCCGACAAGTCCGATGAGTATTTGCGCCCTTCGCAATGGTTGAAAATCTGTGGCGAAGACTACATTGCCAAAGCCTTTCAATGGACACACGAAGCCGACCCAAATGCAATTTTATTTTACAACGATTACAACGAGATCAGCGCAACCAAACGCGAAAAAATTTTCCGGCTTGTCAAGAGTTTGAAAGACGCCGGCGTTCCCATCGGCGGTCTTGGCCTGCAGGCGCATTGGGCCGTTAACGAACCATCGCGAGCACAACTCGATTCAACCTTAAAACGCTTTTCGGAATTAGGCGTGAAGTTGCAAATCACCGAAATGGACATTTCTGTTTATCCTAAAGAGCACAATGCAAGAGAGCGAAGACCTGAAGATGCCAACACGGCTTTTACACCGGCGCGGGAAAAAGCGCAGGAAGAGAAATACAAAATGTGCTTTGAACTTTTTCGCAAATACAAAAACGCAATCAGCGGCGTAACGTTCTGGAACATCTCGGACCGCGACAGTTGGCTGGATAATTTCCCCGTGCAGGGACGAAAGGATTATCCCTTGCTTTTTGACAAAGACCTCAAACCAAAGAAAGCGTTTTGGGATGCCGTGAAATGGTGA
- a CDS encoding glycoside hydrolase family 3 C-terminal domain-containing protein yields the protein MRKMFFAFALLLAKFSLAQTQYPFQNTSLSFEARVNDLVSRLTLEEKVAQMLNAAPAIPRLGIPAYDWWNEVLHGVARTPYHVTVYPQAIAMAATFDTASIKLMATYSADEGRAIFNKSNGEGKAGQRYVGLTYWTPNINIFRDPRWGRGQETYGEDPFLTGTMGAAFVRGLQGDDPKYLKAAACAKHYAVHSGPEPTRHVDNVSPSDYDLWNTYLPAFRQLVTKANVAGVMCAYNAFKTQPCCGSDQLMIDILRNQWKFSGYVTSDCGAIDDFFERHKTHPDAESSAADAVFHGTDVECGNRTYKALVQAVKDGKISEKQIDVSVKRLFTIRFRLGMFDPSSMVKYAQTPESFLESAEHKAHSLKMARQSIVLLKNENSTLPLKKTIKKIVVLGPNADNAIAVLGNYNGTPSTIVTALQGIKDKLGSGAQVVYEKAVNFTNDTLLQYANISNQYSWQGQKGFSAEYFNNRELKGEPVAKRIEPSVEHDWQEGQIVVDTLKALNFSARYSTDFTATETGDITFELDADDGYRFLIDSKEVLNAWTRNRWGARTYKLNTEKGKVYRLVVEYYQAEGKAAVHLRAGQFAKTDFTALANRVKDADAIVFVGGISPQLEGEEMRVDYPGFNGGDRTSIMLPTVQTELLKALKQTGKPVVFVLMTGSAVAMPWEAENVPAIVNAWYGGQSAGTAIADVLFGDYNPSGRLPVTFYKSDSDLPDFKDYSMNNRTYRYFKGQALYGFGYGLSYTSFQYDNLKLPAKISKTMNVGVRVANTGNRDGEEVVQLYVSGQAKNAPLRALKGFQRMFLKKGESKTVSFALTTDDLSLLDDKGKAKLFSGRVIISVGGSQPDAATVKSKKTVQGFIQL from the coding sequence ATGAGAAAGATGTTTTTTGCCTTTGCACTTCTTCTTGCAAAATTTTCTTTGGCACAAACGCAGTATCCGTTTCAAAACACATCACTATCGTTTGAAGCACGAGTCAATGATTTGGTGTCGCGGCTAACACTCGAAGAAAAAGTAGCGCAGATGCTCAACGCTGCGCCGGCTATTCCGCGCCTCGGTATTCCCGCTTATGATTGGTGGAACGAAGTGCTGCACGGCGTGGCACGAACGCCATATCATGTAACGGTTTACCCGCAAGCCATAGCCATGGCCGCAACCTTTGACACGGCTTCGATTAAATTGATGGCGACTTATTCGGCTGATGAAGGACGAGCCATCTTCAACAAATCAAACGGCGAAGGAAAAGCCGGGCAGCGTTACGTTGGCCTAACGTATTGGACGCCCAACATCAACATCTTTCGCGACCCGCGTTGGGGCCGCGGACAGGAAACTTACGGCGAGGATCCTTTCCTCACCGGCACAATGGGTGCGGCCTTTGTTCGCGGCTTGCAGGGCGATGATCCGAAATATTTAAAAGCGGCGGCTTGCGCCAAGCATTACGCGGTGCACAGCGGGCCCGAACCCACAAGGCATGTGGACAATGTCTCACCAAGTGATTACGATTTATGGAACACGTACCTGCCCGCGTTCAGGCAACTTGTAACGAAGGCAAACGTTGCCGGAGTGATGTGTGCGTACAATGCGTTTAAAACACAGCCTTGTTGCGGCAGCGATCAGTTGATGATTGACATTCTGCGCAATCAATGGAAGTTTAGCGGCTACGTTACATCCGACTGCGGCGCGATTGATGATTTTTTTGAACGCCACAAAACGCATCCCGATGCCGAATCTTCTGCTGCTGATGCAGTCTTTCACGGTACCGATGTGGAATGCGGAAACAGAACTTACAAAGCCTTGGTGCAAGCAGTGAAAGACGGAAAGATTTCTGAAAAACAAATTGATGTTTCGGTGAAGCGTTTGTTTACGATCCGCTTTCGTTTGGGCATGTTCGATCCATCATCAATGGTGAAGTATGCACAAACGCCGGAAAGCTTTTTGGAAAGCGCCGAACACAAAGCGCATTCGTTAAAGATGGCAAGACAATCCATTGTCTTGTTGAAGAACGAGAACAGCACACTCCCGCTAAAAAAGACAATTAAAAAGATCGTTGTGCTCGGACCAAATGCTGACAATGCAATTGCTGTTTTAGGAAACTACAACGGCACACCGTCAACCATTGTTACGGCCTTGCAAGGCATCAAAGACAAACTTGGAAGCGGCGCACAAGTTGTTTACGAAAAGGCCGTCAACTTTACCAACGACACTTTGTTGCAATACGCCAACATCAGCAACCAATATTCCTGGCAGGGACAGAAAGGTTTTTCCGCTGAATATTTTAACAACCGCGAATTAAAAGGCGAGCCTGTCGCCAAACGGATTGAGCCTTCTGTTGAACACGATTGGCAGGAAGGGCAGATTGTTGTTGACACCTTAAAGGCGTTGAATTTTTCCGCCCGCTATTCGACGGATTTTACAGCAACTGAAACGGGCGACATTACGTTTGAATTAGATGCTGATGACGGCTATCGTTTTCTGATTGATAGCAAAGAAGTGCTGAACGCATGGACACGCAACCGCTGGGGTGCACGAACCTACAAGCTCAACACGGAGAAAGGAAAAGTTTATCGTTTGGTTGTTGAATACTACCAGGCTGAAGGCAAAGCGGCCGTGCATTTGCGGGCCGGACAATTTGCCAAAACCGATTTCACCGCATTGGCCAACCGTGTGAAAGATGCCGATGCGATTGTCTTTGTCGGCGGCATTTCGCCGCAACTCGAAGGCGAAGAAATGCGGGTGGATTACCCGGGCTTTAACGGCGGCGACCGGACATCCATTATGCTGCCCACCGTGCAAACAGAATTGTTGAAAGCCCTCAAACAAACCGGCAAGCCCGTGGTGTTTGTGCTGATGACGGGCAGTGCGGTTGCCATGCCCTGGGAAGCCGAAAACGTTCCGGCTATTGTGAACGCGTGGTACGGCGGACAGTCGGCGGGAACGGCCATTGCCGACGTGTTGTTTGGCGATTACAATCCTTCGGGACGCTTGCCCGTTACTTTTTATAAAAGCGACAGCGACCTTCCCGATTTCAAAGACTATTCAATGAACAACAGAACCTATCGCTATTTCAAAGGCCAGGCGCTGTACGGCTTTGGTTACGGTTTGAGTTATACAAGCTTTCAATACGACAACCTGAAACTGCCCGCGAAAATTTCAAAAACAATGAACGTGGGCGTTCGTGTGGCCAATACCGGGAACAGAGACGGTGAAGAAGTCGTACAGTTGTATGTTTCGGGACAAGCGAAGAACGCACCGCTTCGTGCACTGAAAGGATTTCAGCGAATGTTTTTGAAAAAGGGCGAAAGCAAAACGGTTTCGTTTGCGCTTACAACCGATGACCTTTCGCTGCTGGACGACAAAGGCAAGGCAAAGCTTTTTAGTGGCAGGGTGATCATTTCCGTTGGTGGCTCACAACCTGATGCCGCAACGGTGAAGAGCAAAAAAACGGTGCAGGGATTTATTCAATTGTAA
- a CDS encoding NUDIX hydrolase N-terminal domain-containing protein, translating into MRREKFGAYLSRMKDNSFLEDVKRLKAIADIGLLYANNDYDKERYLELQELSFRLLHKLSGHDKIMLSETFPLVKDYPTAKVDTRALILSGDKKILLVKEQNDGGWALPGGWAEIGFSPSETIVKECKEETGLDVEPQKLLAVFDKRKHPHPPESLYVFKLVFYCTALSTEFYKGFDVLDIGYFAIDDLPPLSEMRILKSQIEIVYQKMIMGDERVYFD; encoded by the coding sequence ATGCGTCGCGAAAAATTCGGCGCTTATCTTTCCCGCATGAAGGACAACAGCTTTTTGGAAGACGTCAAGCGGTTAAAAGCAATCGCCGATATCGGCCTTCTTTATGCCAACAACGATTACGACAAAGAACGTTACCTCGAACTGCAGGAGCTCAGCTTTCGTTTGTTGCACAAGCTTAGCGGCCACGATAAAATCATGCTGTCGGAAACCTTTCCGTTGGTAAAAGATTATCCCACTGCGAAGGTTGACACCCGTGCTTTAATTCTTTCCGGGGATAAAAAAATTTTACTGGTAAAGGAGCAAAACGATGGCGGCTGGGCCTTGCCCGGCGGCTGGGCGGAGATTGGCTTTAGTCCTTCCGAAACCATCGTCAAAGAATGCAAGGAAGAAACAGGACTTGATGTGGAGCCGCAAAAATTGCTGGCCGTTTTCGACAAGCGAAAGCACCCGCATCCACCTGAATCGCTTTACGTTTTCAAGCTTGTATTTTATTGCACCGCTTTATCAACAGAATTCTATAAAGGCTTTGACGTGTTGGACATTGGCTATTTTGCGATTGATGATTTGCCGCCGCTGTCGGAGATGCGGATCTTAAAATCGCAGATTGAAATTGTTTATCAGAAGATGATAATGGGTGATGAAAGGGTGTATTTCGATTGA
- a CDS encoding TssN family type VI secretion system protein: MLHPNEQAVEQPYADGTEEETVQTAKGNLFLPLLLFVAGLALGCAPLFYKSGSLALLQLIGFLLLGFVYAIAVQWRRSFAKGEAFRTALFFAFALLVITGLACYLTKTLNVADLFAFAGAFLLPCTVAEAWRLFRLLAVAPKPVWQYDSAIPEEAPFAYLEKKPLRIVVLNGDEIPEEYSVAVPLSLPLGLAFFYAVKQDRSREEWQPYFLDEDGRSYSWQFYTKKPGFWKTYLQPGETISENNISARSEIVAERLPIAYANE; the protein is encoded by the coding sequence ATGTTGCATCCAAACGAACAAGCAGTTGAACAACCTTATGCCGACGGTACAGAAGAAGAAACGGTGCAAACCGCGAAAGGGAATCTTTTTCTTCCGCTGCTTTTGTTTGTTGCCGGCTTGGCCCTGGGTTGCGCCCCGCTCTTTTACAAAAGCGGTTCGCTTGCGTTGTTACAACTGATTGGCTTTCTTTTGCTGGGTTTTGTTTACGCAATCGCCGTACAGTGGCGGCGCAGTTTTGCAAAGGGTGAAGCCTTCCGTACGGCTTTGTTCTTTGCCTTTGCTCTTTTGGTGATTACCGGCCTTGCATGCTACTTAACAAAGACGTTGAACGTTGCGGACTTGTTTGCTTTTGCGGGTGCTTTTCTTTTGCCCTGCACCGTTGCAGAAGCCTGGCGCCTGTTTCGTTTACTGGCCGTTGCGCCAAAACCCGTTTGGCAATACGACAGTGCAATTCCGGAGGAAGCGCCTTTTGCTTATCTCGAAAAAAAGCCGTTGCGCATTGTGGTGCTGAACGGCGATGAGATACCGGAAGAATATAGCGTTGCCGTGCCTTTGTCGCTGCCGCTTGGCCTCGCTTTTTTCTACGCTGTAAAACAAGACCGGAGCCGCGAAGAATGGCAGCCTTATTTTTTGGATGAAGACGGCCGCTCGTATAGCTGGCAGTTTTATACAAAGAAGCCCGGTTTCTGGAAAACCTATCTTCAGCCGGGAGAAACCATTTCTGAAAACAACATCAGCGCAAGATCGGAGATTGTGGCGGAGCGCTTGCCCATTGCTTACGCAAACGAATAA
- a CDS encoding 23S rRNA (pseudouridine(1915)-N(3))-methyltransferase RlmH produces MQEIIKGNKAVQLMLCVKRLVQKRVVLQTAVSAMRSEGLNIIMKISFWSIGKVHEAYAKEGIEEFTKRLSKYFTVQWNIIAPPKNAANLSETDLKIREAELVLNLLKEGDYLVALDERGKDFTSEDLAKFIQQRANESTKNLVFLIGGAYGLDEKVLKAAKQQWSLSKLTFPHQLVRLILAEQVYRACTILQNEKYHHG; encoded by the coding sequence GTGCAAGAAATTATCAAAGGAAACAAAGCAGTTCAACTGATGTTGTGCGTGAAAAGGCTTGTGCAAAAAAGAGTAGTATTGCAAACAGCCGTTTCTGCGATGCGGAGCGAAGGCTTAAACATCATCATGAAAATTTCTTTCTGGTCCATTGGAAAAGTACACGAAGCTTACGCGAAGGAAGGCATCGAAGAATTTACCAAACGTCTTTCAAAATATTTTACCGTGCAATGGAACATCATTGCACCGCCGAAAAACGCCGCCAACTTATCGGAAACGGATTTAAAAATCCGTGAAGCAGAACTCGTTTTAAACTTGTTGAAAGAAGGCGACTACTTGGTAGCGCTTGATGAAAGAGGAAAAGATTTTACATCAGAAGACTTGGCAAAGTTTATTCAGCAGCGGGCGAACGAAAGCACGAAAAACCTTGTGTTTTTAATCGGCGGTGCTTACGGTCTTGACGAAAAAGTTTTGAAAGCGGCAAAGCAGCAATGGTCGCTTTCGAAGCTTACGTTTCCGCATCAACTGGTGCGCTTGATTTTAGCCGAACAAGTTTACCGGGCCTGCACTATTTTGCAAAACGAAAAATATCATCACGGTTAG
- a CDS encoding rhomboid family intramembrane serine protease has translation MQLSITIILVIITALVSISGFSSQKIIDDLIFYPPAVSRRGQWYRFFSSGLIHADYGHLIFNMLALYLFGRSVEDAFVELFGDTGRYIYLGMYVSALLVSLLPTYFRNKDSYQYRSLGASGAVSAVIFAGLMLSPGTEVYLFFVPIPIPGFIFAPLYLLVSFYLDRRGRDNINHSAHIWGSIYGLVFVIFVSRLVGYNAIEAAIEHIKFYMKLKGWTH, from the coding sequence ATGCAACTTTCCATCACCATTATTCTCGTCATCATCACCGCGCTTGTTTCCATCAGCGGCTTTAGCAGTCAAAAAATCATTGACGATTTAATTTTTTATCCGCCTGCCGTTAGCCGCCGCGGACAGTGGTACCGCTTTTTCAGTTCGGGGCTGATACACGCCGATTACGGGCATCTTATTTTCAACATGCTGGCACTTTATCTTTTTGGGCGTTCGGTGGAAGATGCCTTTGTAGAATTGTTTGGCGATACGGGCCGTTACATTTATTTGGGCATGTACGTGTCGGCGCTGCTCGTGTCTTTGCTGCCCACATACTTTCGAAATAAAGACAGTTATCAGTACCGCAGCCTCGGCGCATCGGGGGCCGTGAGTGCCGTTATTTTTGCGGGCCTGATGTTATCGCCTGGAACCGAAGTCTATCTTTTCTTCGTTCCCATTCCCATTCCGGGTTTCATTTTTGCGCCGCTCTATTTGCTCGTCTCCTTTTATCTTGATCGTCGCGGCCGCGACAACATCAATCACTCGGCGCACATTTGGGGCTCCATTTACGGATTGGTGTTTGTCATTTTTGTTTCGCGGCTGGTGGGCTACAACGCTATCGAAGCCGCCATTGAGCACATCAAATTTTACATGAAACTTAAAGGCTGGACACACTGA
- the tilS gene encoding tRNA lysidine(34) synthetase TilS, which produces MLETFIRVFKKKNLSLAKDKFLLAVSGGIDSVVLCELSKQAGLNFAIAHCNFGLRGEESNRDEAFVKSLAEKYSVDVFVQNFDTVSYASERKLSVQEAARELRYNWFEELRNEGGFAYTLLAHHADDNIETLLMNFFRGTGLEGLTGMPKEKKEAHCLRPMLQMRRKEIEAFAKENNLSWVEDSSNASNKYTRNFFRNELLPQLRSVFPQVDENLLNNIQRFQQTNLLYKELMADLKKKVCEVRGEEIHIPVLKLMKYKDTSLIYEIIKDFGFSETAVDEVLKLTKAESGKYIANKEYRIIRHRAWFIIAPTNTAAQIIVIEKEDSLARFGNGQLKLKFISREKFSLDTSPLVAQLDAKEIAFPLVLRKWKAGDYFYPLGMKKKKKLARFFIDQKLSKTEKEKVWVLESHKRIVWIVGHRIDDRFKLTDSTKEVLQISVSSL; this is translated from the coding sequence TTGCTCGAAACCTTTATCCGTGTTTTCAAGAAAAAAAATCTTTCGCTTGCGAAGGATAAATTTTTGCTTGCCGTTAGCGGCGGTATAGATTCTGTTGTGCTTTGCGAATTAAGCAAACAGGCCGGATTGAACTTTGCCATTGCGCATTGCAATTTTGGATTGAGAGGAGAGGAGAGCAACCGCGACGAAGCCTTTGTAAAAAGTCTTGCAGAAAAATATTCGGTTGATGTTTTTGTACAAAACTTTGACACGGTTTCTTATGCAAGTGAAAGAAAGTTGTCTGTTCAGGAAGCGGCAAGAGAACTGCGTTACAACTGGTTTGAAGAGTTGCGAAATGAAGGCGGTTTTGCTTATACCTTGCTTGCACATCATGCCGATGACAACATTGAAACATTGCTGATGAATTTTTTTCGCGGAACAGGATTGGAAGGCTTAACCGGTATGCCCAAAGAAAAAAAAGAAGCGCATTGCCTGCGGCCGATGTTGCAAATGCGACGAAAAGAAATCGAAGCTTTTGCCAAGGAAAATAATTTATCATGGGTGGAAGATTCGTCCAACGCTTCCAACAAATACACCCGCAATTTTTTCCGCAACGAACTGCTTCCGCAACTGCGAAGCGTCTTTCCGCAAGTAGATGAAAATTTGTTGAACAACATTCAGCGCTTTCAACAAACGAATCTTCTTTACAAAGAATTGATGGCTGACTTGAAAAAGAAAGTTTGCGAGGTGAGAGGAGAAGAAATTCACATTCCGGTGCTGAAGCTGATGAAGTACAAAGACACCTCGCTCATTTACGAAATCATCAAAGATTTTGGCTTCAGTGAAACCGCTGTTGACGAAGTGCTGAAACTTACCAAGGCCGAATCGGGAAAATACATTGCCAACAAAGAGTACCGCATCATTCGTCACCGCGCCTGGTTCATCATTGCACCCACAAACACTGCAGCGCAAATCATCGTCATTGAAAAAGAAGACAGTCTTGCTCGTTTCGGCAACGGTCAATTGAAACTAAAGTTCATCTCTCGTGAAAAATTTTCGCTTGACACTTCACCCCTCGTTGCACAACTTGACGCAAAAGAAATTGCTTTCCCGCTTGTGCTGCGCAAATGGAAAGCCGGAGATTATTTCTACCCCTTGGGCATGAAGAAAAAAAAGAAGCTGGCCCGCTTCTTCATTGATCAGAAACTTTCCAAAACCGAAAAGGAAAAAGTTTGGGTGCTTGAATCGCACAAGCGCATTGTATGGATCGTTGGCCACCGCATTGACGACCGTTTTAAGCTTACCGACAGCACAAAAGAAGTTTTGCAAATCAGTGTGTCCAGCCTTTAA
- a CDS encoding tetratricopeptide repeat protein has product MTERIQKLKELLAQNTADAFLQHALALEYVKLGDDAAAKALFETLLATNENYVGSYYHLAKLLERNGKRDEAVAVYEKGMRVAKAANDNHAYNELQAAHEDLIY; this is encoded by the coding sequence ATGACGGAACGAATTCAAAAATTAAAAGAGTTATTGGCGCAAAATACGGCGGACGCTTTTTTGCAGCACGCATTGGCGCTCGAGTACGTAAAACTTGGCGATGATGCTGCGGCGAAGGCCTTGTTCGAAACGCTTTTGGCAACGAATGAAAATTATGTTGGCTCATACTATCATTTGGCGAAGTTGCTGGAACGAAACGGCAAACGTGATGAAGCCGTTGCGGTTTACGAAAAAGGAATGAGGGTGGCAAAAGCGGCAAACGACAATCATGCGTATAACGAGTTGCAGGCAGCGCACGAAGATTTGATTTATTAA
- a CDS encoding electron transfer flavoprotein subunit beta/FixA family protein: MKILVCISKTPDTTAKIAFTDNNTKFAEAGVQWIINPYDEWYALVRAIELKEADASTTIHLATVGGADAEPIIRKALALGGDEAHRVNAEPTESYFVAAQLAAIAKGYDLVLLGKETIDYNGGAVGGMLAELLDLPYIANATNLQIAGTTATVKREIEGGEETIEVALPVVISCQKGMAEARIPNMRGIMAARTKPLKVVEPANIEAMTQYTSFQLPPAKAGVKLVSPDNVDELVRLLHEEARAI; encoded by the coding sequence ATGAAGATTTTGGTTTGCATCAGCAAAACCCCCGATACGACGGCAAAAATAGCCTTCACCGACAACAACACGAAGTTTGCCGAAGCCGGCGTGCAGTGGATCATCAATCCTTACGACGAATGGTACGCACTGGTTCGCGCCATTGAGTTAAAAGAAGCCGATGCTTCCACAACCATTCATCTTGCCACCGTTGGCGGCGCCGACGCAGAGCCAATCATTCGCAAAGCCTTGGCGCTTGGCGGCGACGAAGCTCACCGCGTCAACGCCGAGCCCACCGAAAGTTATTTTGTAGCCGCGCAACTGGCCGCAATCGCCAAAGGCTATGACCTCGTTTTACTGGGCAAAGAAACCATTGATTACAACGGCGGCGCGGTCGGCGGCATGTTGGCCGAGTTGCTTGACCTGCCTTACATCGCCAACGCTACAAACTTGCAAATTGCCGGCACAACGGCAACGGTAAAACGCGAAATTGAAGGCGGCGAAGAAACGATTGAAGTTGCATTGCCAGTTGTCATTAGTTGCCAGAAAGGAATGGCCGAAGCCCGCATTCCCAACATGCGCGGCATTATGGCTGCGCGAACAAAACCGCTGAAAGTTGTGGAGCCTGCGAACATCGAAGCGATGACGCAATACACATCCTTCCAATTACCACCCGCTAAGGCCGGCGTCAAGCTTGTGTCTCCCGACAACGTTGACGAACTCGTTCGCCTGCTGCACGAAGAAGCGAGAGCCATCTAA